Genomic segment of Iocasia fonsfrigidae:
TCCTGGCATAATCTTTTCTAAGTTTCATCAAGGAAATATCAGATTCTGATAAAATCGTCCGCACATAACGAGATGTTGTTTTAGCCATTTTAGCCAGGTCTTCTATTTTAAGAAACGGGTCTTTATGCGCATTCTCCACAATAATTTCTTTTTTCGTTTTCCACTGATAATTACTCATCAACTCATCCCCTATTAATTATTTTATAAAAGGACAAAAAAGTTAGAGTCCCTTCTTACTCTAATACTAACTACTATACTAATCCAATAGATGACAAGCAACATAATGTCCATTTCCATAATCTTTAAACTCAGGTTCTTTACTACTACATAGGTCTATTGCTTTAGGACAACGCGGGTGAAAACGACAACCAGTAGGGGGATCTACAGGACTTGGTACATCACCTTCAAGAATAATACGTTCTTTTTTAAAACTCGGATCAGGTATCGGTATGGCAGATAATAGTGACTGGGTATATGGGTGTAGGGGGTTTAGATATATTTCATCTTTATCGGTCATTTCTACAATTTTACCCAAATACATAACAGCAACTCGATCACTAATATGTTTTACCACACTCAAATCATGGGCAATAAAAAGATAAGTTAACCCATATTCCTGTTGTAAATCCTGTAAAATATTGATAACCTGTGCCTGAACAGAGACATCTAAAGCCGAAACTGGTTCATCAGCAATTATTAATTTGGGATTTACTGCCAATGCCCTGGCTATACCAATCCTTTGTCTCTGTCCACCACTAAATTCATGTGGATAACGCTTCATCTGTTCTACGGTTAGACCAACATTATTCATCAACTGACTAACTCTTTCATATTTTTCTTGCTTATTTTTAACTAAATTATGGATATCTAATGGTTCACCAACTATATCAGCAACTGTCATTCGTGGATTTAAAGATGCATAAGGGTCTTGGAAAATGATCTGCATCTCTTTACGAATTTCACGTAATTTACCTTTGTTTAAGGATAAAATATCTCTTCCATCAAATATAACCTCCCCTGCTGTTGCTTCAAGGAGACGCAAAATAGTGGCCCCTGCTGTTGATTTACCACAACCTGACTCACCAACCAAACCAAGTGTCTCACCTTTCTTAATAAAAAAACTTATATCATCAACAGCCTTAACATAAGCTACTGTTTTTTTAAAAACACCTGCTTTAACAGGAAAATACTTCTTTAGATTATTTATTTCGAGTAACTTTTTTTCCTCTAATGCCAAGACTCTCACCTCCAGTAAGAATATATTTGTTTATGCTAATTCAGTTTGGTCACTCAGTTCTCCTAATCTATCTAAATGCCAGCACCTTACCTGATGCCCATCTTCAGTCACCCTCATCTCTGGTTCAGCAGCTAAACATTTATCATCAGCCAGGGGGCATCTTGTATTATACTTACATCCCTCTGGAAAATCATAAGGGCTCGGCACTATACCCGGTATAGTAGTTAATCTAGCAACTTTTTTATCCAAACGAGGTACTGAATTAAGAAGTCCCCAGGTATAAGGGTGTTGTGGATTAGCAAAGATTGTATTAACATCCGTATATTCAACAACTTTACCAGCATACATTACAGCAACCCGATCTGATACTTCAGCAATTACACCTAAATCATGAGTAATCATCATAATGGACATCTCAAATTTATCTTTCAAGTCATTCATCAAATCCAGTATTTGGGCCTGAATTGTTACATCAAGAGCAGTTGTCGGTTCATCGGCAATTAATAATGCCGGGTCACAGGAAAGAGCCATCGCGATCATTACCCTCTGCCTCATACCACCACTTAGTTGATGAGGATATTCACTAATTCTTTGTTCTGGTAATGGTATACCGACCTTTCTTAACATCTCCACCGAGTGTTCCCTCGCCTCTTCTTTGGAAACCTTTTGATGAAGTATAACCACCTCAGAGATCTGCTCCCCTATTGTAAATACAGGATTAAGTGAAGTCATAGGTTCTTGAAAAATCATAGATATCTCATTTCCCCTAATCTCTCTCATCTCAGCCTGACTTAATTTAGTTAGATCCCTTCCCTTAAAAAATATATTCCCATCGATTATCTTTCCCGGAGGTTCAGGAACCAAACGCATAATTGATAAAGAGGTAACACTCTTTCCACAACCTGATTCACCAACAATACCCAGAGTCTCGCCAGGGTATATCTCAAAGTCTACCCCATCTACGGCTTTAGAAACCCCCTGTTCTGTATAAAAGTAGGTTTTCAATCTCTTCATTTCAAGTAATTTTTCTTTAGACAAGTAAATACACCTTCTTTCACCTTAGTTTTGTAATTTAGGGTCAAGTATATCCCGGAATGCATCACCTATTAAATTCCACGATAAGCAAAAAAGGGTAATCGCTGTGCCGGGAATTATTACTGTAAACCAATAATTTAATGCATTACCCTGACCACCTAAGATCCAATTACGAGCAAAAGATATCATCTGCCCCCAATCAGCATAACCCTCTGGTGCTCCTATTCCCAGAAAACTAAGTGATGAAGCCGTTATTACCATTGAGCCCATTCTCATTGATGCCTGGATGACTACGGGGAAAATAGTATTAAAAATAATATGCCTAAATATTATTCTAAAATCATTAGCCCCTAAGGCATTAGCAGCAACTACAAATTCTTCACTCTTAATAGATAAAACCTGCGATCTCATCAAACGGGCAGTATTCATCCAGCCAAATGTTATTAAGGCAATCATCATATTTGTTATACCCTGGCCAAGTATAGTAGTCATTACAATAGCAGCTACCATAAAAGGTATTGACATAAAAACATCAGTAATCCTCATCATAATTTCATCAATCCACCCACCATAATAAGCAGCAATTGTACCTACAATGATGCCCAATAAGGTACTTATACCTACCACAACAAAACCTATCCTGAAGGCCGTTCTTGTCCCCCAAATAATACCATAATAGATATCATACTGACCTTCAGCAGTACCAAAAATGTGTTCCTTACTAGGAGGTTGTGGTTCAAAAGCCCACCCAGCACGTGGTATTAAATAGGGTTCATCACTATCTTCTGCTGGAGCAATAAAAGGTGCAAAAGTAGCAATTATTACAAAAAACAATATAATTATTAAACCGATCAATGATATTTTATTTTTTACTAATCTCCTGAAAACCTCTTGCCAGTCCAATTATAATCACTCCAATCTTATTCTTGGGTCAATAAGTGCGTAAGAAAGGTCTACACAAAGATTTATGACTATTAAAAGTACTCCAAAATACATAGCCCCTCCTAGAACAGCAGGGTAATCTAGCTGTTGGGCTGCCTGGGCCATAAAATGGCCTAAACCCCTGATATTAAAGATACTCTCAGTTATAACAAGACCACCCATTAACCCCAAAACCATCTGACCTGCTACAGTAACAACCGGAATCAATCCATTTCTTACAGCATGTTTATATACTACCACATTGTCATTAAGCCCTTTGGCCCGGGCAGTCCTAATATAATCTTTACGTAAGGTCTCTAACATACTAGACCTGGTTATTCTCATAATAAAAGCCCACCAAAGAATAGCTAAAGTAGTAACTGGTGCAATTAGGTGCCTTATAGCATTAAAAACAACAGCAAAATCCAAATTAAGAATCCCGTCAAGCACATAAAAGTCAGTATAATTTACAAAATCAGCTGACTGGACAACTGCCATCGCCCAATTATCTAATCTCCCAGGTGGGAACCACCCAAGGGTTCCATAAAAAATCATTAAAATAATAAGTCCAAAAACAAAGGTAGGGATTGACCACCAGACAACAGCAAGGATTCTACTTATATGGTCCCATTTATCATTATGATGAACTGCGGCAAATATTCCCAGAAAAATACCACCTAAGATAACAGGAAATAAAGCGAATAAGGCCAATTCAGCAGTGGCCGGAAAACGGTCTTTAATAGCCTGAGTAACCGGTGCCCCGCCAGATTCAGACCAGCCAAAATCCCCCTTAACTACACTACCTATCCAACGGCCATACTGTTTATACCACGGATCATTAAGTCCATACTTGACCACTAATTTATCTACATCATCAATACCTTTAAGTTGTGCAGGGTCTTTGATATATGTACTCAATCTCTCATAAGGACTGAGCATCATTATCATACTAAATATCAATAAGCTTACCCCCAATAATATAATTGGAAGCATCAATAATCTTCTAGTAATATATGATAACATCTTACATCCCTTTCTTATTCATACTAATTTTAATTTATCTTTATTTTTTATAGGTATCAGGAGGGAGTATACCCCCCCTCCTGATAATTCATCTATTATTAGTCTAATTACTAAGCTATACTATATAATTCTATTTATCAAGATAATAGAAATTCACCCCATCATGAATAATAGGGTCATATTCCCAACCTGATACCCAATCACGCATTACAAGATGGGCTGCCGGTTGGTAGAGATAAATATCAGTTGCATAATCATAACAGAGCTGTTGTAACTCTTGATAGATTTTCTCCCTTTCTACTGGGTCAGTTAACTCAGCAGCCCTGGTAATCAATTCATCAACCTCCTGGTCTTTGGCGAATTTAGCATAATTTTCCCCCTTGAAAGCCCCATAGGTTCCATCACTCCTCATAAAAGGCACTGCAAAATTATGTGAATCAGCAAAATCAGCACCCCAACCAATAAAACCAAGTGTAAATTTACCAGCAATCAATTTATCAAGGTAAGTAGCCCACTGGACTCCACGAACATGTACCTTAAACTTATCATTAATACCCTCTATACTGCTCTTAAGCATATCAACAGCAGCCTTTCTCATATCATTACCTGAATTATAAAGGATAGTTATTTCAAAGCCTTTATCCCATAGTTCACCATCAAAGGCCTGTTTAAATTCCTCTGTTGCTTTATCCAAATCCATACTATATAGATCAGAATCTTCATCAAAACCAAGAAATCCCTCAGGTATTGGACCACGCGACTGCTGACCCTCGCCCTTCATCACCTCAGCAACAAAGGCCTGATAGTTCATAGCATAAACAAAACCTTTTCTAACATGAAGATCACTAAAGAAATCGGCTGGTATACCCTTACCATCAAGTTTACCACTATGAACATCTGGATTACCTTCACTTACAATATCCCAGTTCATTAATCCAACTCCAGTATAAGGCCGGGGCAGACCAGAAATAATCTTGACATTGTCCAGATCCCTTGCCTGGTCAAGGTACTGATTATCGACATATACTATATCAGCATCACCACGTTGTAACATCAACTTACGGGTAGACCATTCATCAATCATCTTAATAACTACATTTTCAACCTTAGCAGGGGCACGCCAATAGTCATCATTCTTCTTTAAGGTAATGCTTTCCCCTTTAACCCAGTTCTCTAGTTTAAAAGGACCAGTTCCATTGGTTTTATCGTAAAATGGATCAACCTCTTTGGTTGGGTCGTGATATTTAGCGATTGTCTCTGGACTGCCGTCCCAACCGCCCTGTTCAATAGCCCATTCTTTATCCATAATCGCTGTTAGACCATTATCATGACAAATAATACTCAAGAATGGGGGATATGGTTTCGGTAAATGGAATATTACATTCTGACCATCTACTTCTATGGTTCTGGCCAGATAATTATAAACCTCTCTGGACTGTTCTGCTGTCAATGTTTTAGGGTCTTCTACCCCAACAAGCTCTTTCGTGATATCTGCCAGTCCACCTACCCCAAATAAGGGGTCATATAACATCCATAAAGGACCACCTTCACGGTCATGAATAAGACTTCTCAGGAAACTGTATCGAATATCTTCTGGTGTAAGTGTTCCACCCTCATGAAACTTAACATCCTCTCTAATAGGAAAAACATAGCTTGTCCCCTTATCCTGGATTAAACCATTTTGATCAGAAGGAACCTTAGTTGCCAACATCGGTTCAAATTTAGTCATATCCCCCTGTTTAAAGCTAATCAAGTTTTCATAGATATTAACATAGATCTCCTGGCTGCGTTCATCATACTGATAATGTGGGTCAAGGCTATCAATAGTACCCATATTAACCTTTGTAATCGTATCAGGGTTAGAAACTGACACCTCTTCCTTCTTTGTTTCTGGTGCCGGTTGATTAGAATAAAACAACACACCTACAATTACCAATGCAAGAATAACTAATGTTATAATCAGCTTTTTGTTCATTAAATCCTTCCTCCTTATTTAAATTATTTTGATATACGTATACCACGCTTGTCCAAAAACCCCCCCTAGAAGCAAATTACCATGATCATTTTTTTAGAAATTAAAATATACTATATGTAAGAATCTGTTCGAAAAGTATCAGAATATACCGACGGGGATTATATATCCCCTGTTTATTACTTTTCGAACATACACTGTAAGTATATTATTTGACTTATTACTAAATATTTATTAAGTAACACAAATCGCCTAAAACTTATCTCAATATGTTTCTACACAAACTAACACAAGTTATAAATATTAAGCAGTGTTTAATATTTATTAATGACCTGTGTTAGTTATCAACGCCTAATATTATATAGTAATTTTTTAATAAAGTCAATTATCTATTCCAAATTTTACAAATCAACCCAGGATATAAACTTAGAAAATCATTCTTATAATTATCCATATTATATAATCGTTTATAGTGGTTATAAACAATAAGAATTTGTTTTACATATTCTCTTGTTTCCTTATAGGGTAATTTATCCAGATCCAGATTAGTCCATTCACCTTCCAGCCATCTCTTCACATTACCCCGACCGGCATTGTAGGCAGCCAGAACAAGAATGAGTTCATTATTAAACTCCTTATTTAGACTATTTAAATACCAACTGCCGAACTCAATATTAACTTCCGGTATGTATAATTGATCATCACTATAACCTTCATCCCTATTTAACTGTTGAGCAATCCAGCTGCCGGTATCGGGCATTATCTGCATTAACCCTCTAGCTCCCTTATGAGACCTGGCATCAGGATCATACCTGCTTTCTACATATACCAATGCAGAAACAAGATCTGGATCTAAATTATATCTTAAAGAATTTTCAATAATTATTTCTTCATAATTTAAGGGATATATAATCTTCCAGAACCAGTCCAGTTGAAAAAGAACAAATAAAATAGTCACTAATAAAAGGAATATAATTACAGCCTTTTTTATATCCTGAATTCTCTCAAGCACAACTTCTCCTCCATAATAAGCTCTATTTATTTATATTATATTATATTATTATCTTCCTTTTTATATTACAGTTATTTCTATTCTTTTTCGATAATACCATGGAGTATAATATCTGCTGTCGCTACATTAGTTGCCAGAGGTGTATTATGTACGTCACATACACGCAATAAAGCAGTTATATCTGGTTCATGCGGCTGGGCTGTCAGGGGATCCCTCAAGAAGATTACACCATCAACCCTTTCTTTAGCTATCTCAGCCCCGATCATCTGATCACCACCGAGAGGACCTGATTCCATACGTTCAACTGGTAGACCCACCTCCTCATTTATTAATTTACCTGTTGTACCAGTAGCTACCAGATCACATTCCCTTAATAAATCGCGATTTTTTTTGGCAAATTCAATCATAACTGATTTCTTCTCATCATGTGCAATTAAAGCTATTCTTTTGATTTTCATTCAGATCACTCCATAATTTGATTATTTTCTGTTTTAATTCCCTAATACCTCCATTGTTGTCTATTACAAAATCTGCCATCTGGCATTTTTCCTTTATAGAAAGCTGGGCCTCTATGCGGGATACCGCCTCATCAGTAGTTAAACTATCCCTTTCCTTAAGGCGTTCAAGTTGGATATCACGGGAGGTATATACTACCCAAACACAATCAACCAGCTCATCAAGGCCGACTTCAAAAAGTAATGGGGCATCAATGACAATTACTTCATTGTCAGCAAGAGAATTTACCATATTTTTAATTTCCGAAATGATTATAGGATGGGTAATGGATTCTAACTCTTTTTTCTTTTGCTGGTCATTAAAAACTAACCTAGCAAGCCTTCTTCGATTGATACTTCCATCATCATTTTGAATATACTGGCCAAAGGTTTCAACAATCATCTCCCAGGCCCTGGTGCCGTATTTCATTGATTGGTGGGCAATTTTATCAGCGTCAATAATTACTGCTCCTAATTCTTTTAGTATCGCAGAAACAGTAGATTTACCAGAAGCAATACCACCAGTCAAACCTAATAACATCTGAACCCTCCTTAAAAAAGCTTTATTATACCCAGCAGAATAATTATAAAACCTGGTATCAGTTCAAACTTATCAGGTAAAATATCCCCTAATTTCCTGGCAAGCAAGAAACCAATACTAACAAAACTAAGGCTAACCAGTCCTATTATAACTGGTATAATTATACCAGTTATGCCAGACATACCTGCACCCACCCCTGCCCCAAGGGCATCAAGAGCCAGGGCCAGCCCCAGGAAAAAAGCCTCTGAAATATTTATACTACCTGACCTATCCAGGTCTGCTTCTTCCGGGTCTTTCAGGATTTTAATAATAATCCCTAATACTTTAACCCTTATGGAAAATATTATTACTTCTTCTTGTTTAAGCAAATCCCTTTTTTTATTATTATAATTTAAAAAAACAGAATAAACAAGCCAAATTCCTATAAATATTAAGATTATACTCCCCAAATATCTGGCTGTCTTTTCATCAAGATAGCCAGCAATCCCTTCACCGAGGCAACTACTTAAATATATTGAAATAGAAGAAATACCACTAATGATTAATAAAGGAATAAAGCCTATTTTTATGCCCCGCAGTCCATAAGTAACTCCAACAGTAAAACCATCTATACTGATGGCCATTGCCAGGAGAATCACTGACCATTCAAGAGGTAAACCCATCTATATCAGCCTCCCCATACTCAAGATACCTTATTATTATATGAAAAAGACTGCTAGATGGTTACTCATTTAAAACTATTTCTGACAATGGGGACAAAAATGGGTCCCCCTCCCTGCCACTTTCTCCTTTACTATCTCTTCTCCACAAACAGGGCATTCCTTCCCTTCCCGCTGATAAACCAGCAATTTTTTCTGAAAACTACCTTTTTCTCCCCGGGCATTACGGTAGTCTCTAAATGATGTCCCCCCATACTTAATACCCATTTTAAGCACATTTCTTATTCCCTTATACAGTCTTTCAATTTCCCTATTTTTAAGGGTATCTGTCCTTCTAAAGGGAAGTATACCGGCTCTGAAAAGGGCTTCATCCACATAGATATTTCCCAATCCAGCCAGAAAGGACTGGTTAAGAAGTAAGGCCTTAATATTGCTCTTCCTCTTCTTTAACATTTTATGGAAATCACCCAGGGTAAAATCATCATCTAATGGTTCAGGACCAAGTTTATCTAGTCCCCCTGCCCTTTCCCAGCTATTATCATCTACCAGATACATTCGACCAAATTTCCTTACATTATTAAACCTCAGATCTATAGCATTATCTAATCTAAAGATTATATGGCTGTGTTTATCAAAGGTGAGATCAGAGGGTTTAAGGAATAATTTCCCGGTCATTCTCAAGTGAATAACCAGTGTCAACTCATCCTCAATCATAATTAGAATGTACTTACCCCGCCTTCTTATCCCAATAATCTTTTTATTAATCAATTGTTTCCTGAAATCTGAACTTGAAGGATAAGCTATTATTTTTTCTTCACGAATAATTATCTCCATTATTTCTTTTCCTATAATAACCTTACTTAATCCCTGCACAATCGTCTCTACTTCTGGAAGTTCCGGCAATAATAACACCTCATCTATTCTAAGTGATAATCTTTTTTATCTCTCCAGTTCTCACCAACCTGAATATCAGCAATTAAAGGAACAGTCAATTCAACTGCATTTTCCATCTCCCCTTTGACCATTTTAGCAACAGTTGCTAATTCTTTATGGGGTACTTCTAGAACCAGTTCATCATGGACCTGGAGTAAAATGCGGGATTGATATGATTCTTTTTTCAAAGATTCATAAACCCTGAGCATAGCCAGTTTCATAATGTCTGCCGCACTACCCTGTATTGGGGTATTTATGGCCATTCTCTCAGCAAATGAACGTCGGTGAAAATTGCGGCTCTTTATTTCAGGGATATAACGGCGCCTGTCAAAAATGGTAGTTACATAGCCATCCCTTTTGGCTTTTTCCTTAACCTGATTCATATATTCTTTTACACCAGGGAACCTCTCAAAATACCTCTTAATATAGTCTTCTGCTTCCCGGCGCCCAATATTTAGGTCTCGCGCTAAACCATAGGGGCTCATGCCATAGGCTATACCAAAATTAATAACCTTAGCCTCCCTCCTCATATTGGGAGTAACCTCCCCGGCTTCAACCCCAAAAATTTCACTAGCTGTCTGCTGGTGAATATCCTCAGCTTCCTTAAAGGCCTTGAGCATATTTTTATCCCCACTAATATGGGCCAGTACTCGCAATTCAACCTGAGAATAATCAACAGCCAGCAATACCCTTCCTTCCGCCGGAATAAAAGCCTTACGTATCTCCCGACCTTCCTCGGTTCTAATCGGTATGTTCTGTAGATTAGGCTCTGTACTGCTTAATCTGCCTGTAGCAGTAATCATCTGATTGAAACTGGTGTGAACCCGGCCTGTTTCCGGATTAACTAATGGTGGTAAGGCATCAACATAAGTAGACTTTAATTTCATTAACTGACGGTAGTTTTTAATCAAAGGTATAATCTCATGTTTATTCTCTAATTTATCAAGCACCTCTGCACTGGTAGAATATCCTGTTTTGGTTTTTTTAATAACCGGCAGCCCAATCTCATCAAAGAGAATCTCACCTAACTGTTTAGGTGAATTAATATTAAACTCTACACCAGATAAGCTGTAGATTTTTTCTGTTATATCGGCCAGCTCTTTTCCCCAGCGTAAAGACAATTCGGCAAGATAGTCCTTATCCAAGGCAATACCGTTAATCTCCATTTCAGCCAGGACCTTAATCAAAGGCAGTTCTATATCCTGATACATAGCAAGCAAATTTGTCACCTCTAAACGCTTAATCAGGTGTGTTTTAATCTCTGGAAGATTAGCCAGTAAAAGAGCTGACCTCTTTTGAACACTTAAATCCTGTGCCATCTCTAGGTTTAATTCTAGCTTTATTTGTTCCTCTAAAGAAGGTAATTTATCAGAAGGCTTCAATAAATATGCTGCCAGCAAGGGGTCAAAACTAAGACCTGCTAATTCTATACCCTTTTTTTTCAAGGCAATCATAGTCTCTTTGGCATGTAAAATATCCTTTTTTATTTTACTATCATTAAAAAAATCTTTCAACTTATCCAGGAGTTCTTCAGCAACAGCATATACTTCTTTCTCAACACCCAGCAAAATTTCTTCTATTCCGGAACTTACCGGGTGCTCATCATCCTCCAATAAAACCTCCAAAGCAATCTCTTTAGAATCATTTAATATCTCAAGTAAGCTGTCCAGTTCCTTTGCATTACTAATATCCTTTATTTGTATATCATTATCCATCAGCTTTTTTGTTGTTTTAAATCTATCAATTAAGCTAGTAAATTCAAGCCTCTCCAGGAAAGGAACTATATCCCCTTCTACCGGAGCTTCTAACTTACAATCTGCAAAATCTATTTTTAAAGGGACATCTACCACAATCTCTCCCAGCCTTTTACTTAGGCGGGCCTGCTCAGCATAATTACTTAAATTTTCTTTGCGTTTCTTACCAGAAACCTTTGCTATATTTGCTAAAATATTCTCAAGATCAGCAAATTCTTTAAGTAGTTTAATAGCTGTTTTCTCTCCAATACCCGGAACACCAGGAATATTATCAGAACTATCACCCATTAAACCCTTCATATCAATCAACTGACTGGGTGACAAACCATATCGTTCCTCTATTTTCTCTTGATTATATTCCACTATATCACTTATACCCTTACGGGTATACAGGACATTAATATGAGCATTTACCAGTTGTAATGAATCTCGATCACCAGTAACTATCTTGACCTCCATACCCTCTTTATCCCCCATCACGGCCAGGGTTCCGATCACATCATCTGCTTCATACCCTTCAAGTGATAGAATTGGTATCTTCAAATACTCAAGTAGTTTCTTAATTAATGAAATCTGTGGACTTAGTTCATCAGGCATCTTCTTGCGGTTGGCCTTATAATCTTCATATTCTTCATGACGAAATGTAGGGGCTTTTTTATCAAAAGCAACCAACATAAGGTCAGGTTTTTCATCATCAATAAGCTTAAATAACATCCTGGCAAAACCAAATACTGCATTAGTATATTCACCCTCAGAATTCTGTAGTAAAGGCAGGGCATAAAAAGCCCGATGAGCCAGACTATGTCCGTCTAACAAAAACAATCTCTTACCCAAACTAATCACTCCTTCTCCTATATTTATTCCCCATAAATCGAAAAAAACCTGCTTGAAATGATTAGATAAGAATCTTTGACCTAGAATACTTTTTAATAAAATTAAGCTCTTATTATAAAACAGACAAATATATTTGCTGAACGACTCTAGAAATTATCCGTAGGCAGGACGCCGAAGGAGAATTTCTCGACAGTAAGCAAAGGCAGGACGCTGTAGCGCACGACAAGGTAAGTAAAATATTTGTCGGTCTTCAAAGTTATCGAAAATAAATTTTATGGTAACAAAAAAAAGCACAATCTATTAAGACTATGCCTTTTACTTAAAAATCTATTTCTATTAATTAATTGACTGAAGGTCATATGGTGTTTCCTGGTAAACATAATAATTCAACCAGTTAGTATATAATAGGCTGGCATGACTCCTCCAGGTCATTAAAGGAGCTTCTTCAGGATTATCAGCAGGGAAATAATTTGCAGGTATCTCTATATTTAACCCCCTGTGTTTATCCCTTAAGTACTCCTTTTGCAGTGTATTAATATCATACTCAGGATG
This window contains:
- the ytaF gene encoding sporulation membrane protein YtaF, producing the protein MGLPLEWSVILLAMAISIDGFTVGVTYGLRGIKIGFIPLLIISGISSISIYLSSCLGEGIAGYLDEKTARYLGSIILIFIGIWLVYSVFLNYNNKKRDLLKQEEVIIFSIRVKVLGIIIKILKDPEEADLDRSGSINISEAFFLGLALALDALGAGVGAGMSGITGIIIPVIIGLVSLSFVSIGFLLARKLGDILPDKFELIPGFIIILLGIIKLF
- the mutM gene encoding DNA-formamidopyrimidine glycosylase, yielding MLLLPELPEVETIVQGLSKVIIGKEIMEIIIREEKIIAYPSSSDFRKQLINKKIIGIRRRGKYILIMIEDELTLVIHLRMTGKLFLKPSDLTFDKHSHIIFRLDNAIDLRFNNVRKFGRMYLVDDNSWERAGGLDKLGPEPLDDDFTLGDFHKMLKKRKSNIKALLLNQSFLAGLGNIYVDEALFRAGILPFRRTDTLKNREIERLYKGIRNVLKMGIKYGGTSFRDYRNARGEKGSFQKKLLVYQREGKECPVCGEEIVKEKVAGRGTHFCPHCQK
- the polA gene encoding DNA polymerase I; protein product: MGKRLFLLDGHSLAHRAFYALPLLQNSEGEYTNAVFGFARMLFKLIDDEKPDLMLVAFDKKAPTFRHEEYEDYKANRKKMPDELSPQISLIKKLLEYLKIPILSLEGYEADDVIGTLAVMGDKEGMEVKIVTGDRDSLQLVNAHINVLYTRKGISDIVEYNQEKIEERYGLSPSQLIDMKGLMGDSSDNIPGVPGIGEKTAIKLLKEFADLENILANIAKVSGKKRKENLSNYAEQARLSKRLGEIVVDVPLKIDFADCKLEAPVEGDIVPFLERLEFTSLIDRFKTTKKLMDNDIQIKDISNAKELDSLLEILNDSKEIALEVLLEDDEHPVSSGIEEILLGVEKEVYAVAEELLDKLKDFFNDSKIKKDILHAKETMIALKKKGIELAGLSFDPLLAAYLLKPSDKLPSLEEQIKLELNLEMAQDLSVQKRSALLLANLPEIKTHLIKRLEVTNLLAMYQDIELPLIKVLAEMEINGIALDKDYLAELSLRWGKELADITEKIYSLSGVEFNINSPKQLGEILFDEIGLPVIKKTKTGYSTSAEVLDKLENKHEIIPLIKNYRQLMKLKSTYVDALPPLVNPETGRVHTSFNQMITATGRLSSTEPNLQNIPIRTEEGREIRKAFIPAEGRVLLAVDYSQVELRVLAHISGDKNMLKAFKEAEDIHQQTASEIFGVEAGEVTPNMRREAKVINFGIAYGMSPYGLARDLNIGRREAEDYIKRYFERFPGVKEYMNQVKEKAKRDGYVTTIFDRRRYIPEIKSRNFHRRSFAERMAINTPIQGSAADIMKLAMLRVYESLKKESYQSRILLQVHDELVLEVPHKELATVAKMVKGEMENAVELTVPLIADIQVGENWRDKKDYHLE